The window GTCCTGATTGCCGATGGCGTAGACCGCGTGTTCGGTGCCGTGTGCGAGCTCGCGCACCCACTCCAGCGGGACCGCCTCCCGCCGTGGGTGCGCGTTCACGTCCACGGTCCAGTCGCGGTCGAACGCGAACACCAGCATCAGTCGTCCCCCCACGGTGCGACGATGTGGTGCCGAACTGCGGTCGGTGCCTGCGACGGGCGATTCCCCTCCCCTCGACGCGTGTTCTCGTTCACTGTAGCCGGTTGCTCGGTGTCTCTCCCCCCGACACCGGTCGGGCATTCGACCACGATTCCCCCAGCCCCTCGTCAGCTTCCAACATCGGAGTGTGCTTTCTGGCACCTCCGCACGCACTAGTATGCACTATGGAGGTATAAATGCTTCGTATAGTGTGGCTAAATTGCGGATTGTGTGGATGTTATCTACACCGCAATGACCGTATTCTGGGCGTGGCGGACCAGGTGACCGGAAAGCGCGAGATATAGGTGGAATATCGGCATCGTGGCGTCCACGCGTTGGGCACAACACCCATTACAGTGCAGTTCGTGGCATGGGCAGACACGTGCTATGACCTTCGACGCTGCCGAGGACGCGCTCCTCCGGGCCCTCGGGGAACACAACCCGTGGTGGGAGCCGGGCGGGGAGGCCTTCGACCTCCCGGACCGGGCCAAGAGCGACTTCTACCACCTCGCACGGCCGGACGGCCCAGGCAGCCAGTTCGAGGACCAGCGCCTCCTCGGACTCGTCGGTCGTCGCGGGGTCGGGAAGACGACACTCCTGAAGCAGTTCATCGCGCACCGCATCGAGGACGGTGCGGATCCGGAGCAGTTCTGCTACGTCCCGTTCGGTGCGGACCCGCTCTACCAGCTCCAGTCGGACGAGGGGCTCCGGCAGGCCATCCGCTACTACGAGGGGCGCATCCTCGGTCGGGTCGAGGACCCGACGCCGCACTTCGTCTTCCTCGACGACGTCCATCTCGTCGAGCATCCGAGCAAGCCGAAGGTGGAGGGGTGGGGGACGCCGGTCGCCGACATGCTCGACGCGGCACCCGGTCGCCACGTCGTCGTGACCGCCAACGCCGGGGTCCAGATCGACCGCGAACTGGAGCGGGTGGACTTCCCCCCGGACGCGGCAGCGACTCAGCCCATCCTCCCCGAGAAGTTCCGCGACCACTGCTACACGCTCTATCCCGAACTCGAACGGGGCGACACGCGGGTCAGTCCGACCCCCATCCGCGAGGGCGACGGGAGCCTCCCGGACGCCCTCGAGGCCGGCGACCCAGGGGCGCTGGCCGAGACGCTGCGGTCCCAGTACGACCGCGTCTCCGCCGTCGAACGCCGCATCCAGTCGCAGGTCGTCCACTACCTCGCGGTCGGTGGCGTCGTCGGGTATGCCACCGACGGCCCGGTCGAGTCGGCCGCCGAACTCGCGCCCGAGGCCTACACCCGACTCCGTGACGACGTCCGGGACGCCCTCTACCAGGACGTCCCCGGTTTCGAATCCGTCCAGACCATCGCCGACCTCGAACGGCTCTGCGCGCTCGCGGCCCGCAACCGGGGGGTCGAACCGGTCCGCTACCAGCGGCTCGTCGACCTGTTCGACGTTGACCGCCGGACCATCACGGACAGCTACCTCCCCGCGCTCGAACAGCTCTACCTCCTCACGGGCGTCACCGAGTACGACAACAGCCGGCCCCGCTCCGTTCGGCTCTACCTCCGCGACACGGGGCTCGTGACCGCGCTGACCGACGGGGACGCGCGTGGCGTCCTCAACGACTTCGGCCGCGAGGCCGCGCTCGCACGCGTCGCGGCCTTCGACCACACGATGCGGTTCGCGTACGGGCTCGCGGCCGCGCAGGGTACCGACGCCGACCCCGAGGTCACGTTCTGGCGCGGTCGGAGCGGCGAGGTGGATTTCGTCTTCGAGGTCGACGGGACTCCCCTCCCCATCGGGCTCTCCTATCGGCCGTCCGGCGAGGATGCCGCGGCTGCGGTCCGCGAGTTCGTCGAGACGTACGACACCCCGTTCGGCATCGTCCTCACGGGGGACTCCGTCGGCACCGTCCGTCCCATCACCGTCGAGGACGAACTGGTCCGACTGCCGTACTGGTTCTACCTGCTGCTGTGTTGAGTTCCTCGACCAGCAGCTCCAGCGCCGGTCGACCGGACTGACGAGGCGGCGGGCCGAACAGAACTGCCGGCTCAGTCCTCGTTCCGCCCGGCGTAGACGCCCTCGGGTGCCTCCGCCTCGGTCTGTGCGGTGGACTCGATGTCGGCGCCGAACTCGTCGATGCAGTCCCGGGCACCCTCGGTCCACTCGGTGAGCGCGTCGTGCATCCGTTCGCGGAGCACCGGCAGGGGTGTCGGGCTGTATCGGTAGACGTGGCCGCCCTCCTCGAGGAGGACACGGCGTCGCTCGGCGAACCCACGCTCGCGGAGCGTCCGGAGCGACCGGTTCACGTTCGAACGGTCACGGCCCAGTTCCTCGGCGACCTCGGCCGCCGAGCTATCGGGGACTCGTAACAGGCCCAGGTACGCGCTACTCTCGCTCGCCCGGAGTCCGAAGACGGCGCTCAGGACGGTCTCCAGGTCAGGGGGGTCGACCGGCAGTGTCTCGGCCGTCGTGTCTCGGCCGGGCTCGGAAACAGTCATGTACGTCACGTCGGTCAGCACCGCTCAAACCAGTTTTCCGGGCTCAGTGGGGATTCTCACCCAAGACTCTCTAGATTCTCACCGCACTCTCAGTCGCCACCCCAGCAGCGCACTGTCCGGCCCGACCGGAGGCCGGCCGTCGGCGTCGCGCCGAAGTTGTCCTCGGCGCGGACCAGCCGGTCCTCGGTCACCGTGTACACGACCGGGATGGCGGCCCCGTCACCGTGGACGATGGTCGCGGTCTGGTTCCCCTCGGCGGGGCCGCCGTACCACGTGTTCGTCCGCGAGGTGAGCCGGACGCGGTAGCCGCTCTCGGTCGCCGTGACGGTGACGTCCGAGACGATCACCGTGACACGCTTCGTCTTCGGGTAGAGTTCCTGATTCCGGGACCAGGCCTGCTCGAACGCCACCACGTACGAACGGACCGACGACTCGTCCCACGTCTCGGGACGGTCGGGGTAGGGGCTCGGCTCGACGTTGTCCCGGATGGGGTCGGTCGGGCTCTGCCGGTCCTCGGTACACGGCACGGGGGACGGCGTCGGCGTCGTGTCGGCACCGGCAGGCGATGCCGGCGAGCCACCACCGAGCGGACCGCCGACGCAGCCTGCAAGCGTGACGGCGAGGAGCAGTGCGAGCGTCGTTCGTCTGGAGGGCATACGAGGACCATCGGCACGACCCGGAAAGGGCCTTCAGATGACACAAAGGGCTGTTTGAGTCTTTCCGAGTGGAGGGCTCTCTTCACGATAGAATCGCAGAATTATCGTTATAGCGGCGCAGTAATACATCTACGGGCCATTTTAATCAGAAACGCTCCATTGCCCATCCCACGCAGCCGTCAGCCCATCTTCTCGAACGACTCCTCGCATGAGTTACAGTAGTGGATGGACTTGCAGAGCGACGGCCCTCGCGGGTGCTCCCGGGTCGTCTCCTCGGAGCCGCAGTACGGGCACGTCGCCGGGCCATCACTCGCGACGTCGACGCTCGGGTCGAGCCGCCTCATATCGACACCCCGAACTCACGGAGCGCCTCGCGCCCCTCCTCGGTCACCATCTCGACGCTCCACTCCGGCGACCACACGAGGTTGACGAGCGCGTCCTCGACGCCGTCGACGCTCTCGACGGCCCGCTCGACGCTGCTCAGCAGGTAGTCGCGGGCCGGACAGCCCGTGTACGTCAGCGTCATGTCGACCCGGGCCTCGCCGCTCGCGCTGTCGACGTAGACGTTGTAGATGAGCCCGAGATCGACGATGGAGACGGGCATCTCCGGGTCCTCGACCTCGTACAGGACATCCCACACCCTTCGCTCGATGCCGCTCGCCCCTTCGCCCGTCCGCGGGAGGTCCGGGTGGCCCGTGCCCGCGCTGTACTCGGTGTAGCTACAGTAGCGCGGTTCGCCCTCGAACGTCTCGTCCGGGAGGTCGGCCCCGGCCTCGTCCGGTCGCTCGGCGTCGCTCATCGCGACGCACCCCCGGCGTTCCCGCCGTCTGCATCGTCCGGGTCCGCCATCAGCCGCGGTGCGTCCCGGCGGTCCAGTTGCCGGTAGGTGAACGTCAGCTCGTCGTAGAGGTCCGGCCACGCGTCGGTGTGGGCCCCGGCCCGCCCACGCTCGGGCGGCAGGAGGGCGTCCACGGCGTCCGGGTCCGCGTCGGCGGGAACGGGTGTGGAGAGCCCGAGGTCGGTCAGGAATGGAACGACCGCCTCCAGCCACGCCTGGCGGAGCTCCGAGAGTGGCGTCGGCCGCACGCCCAGTTCGACGATATCCGGCTCCCGGGCCGTCGGCGTGAACAGCGTCAGCGCGTGCGGGAACAGTCGGTCGAGCGCCTCCTGCACCCGGCGTCGACCGTTCTCGGGGTTCGCGTCGCCGCGTCCCTCGGCCAGCCGCTCCAGCCAGTTGCGAGCGTGTTCGCGGTGGTAGTGCTCCTCGCCCTGGACCTTGCCGACGCGGTCGGCGATGCGGGGGTACTCCGTCTCGGTGAGCGCGTCGAGGCGCAGTGCCTCGAACTCGTCGTAGAGGACCCCGCGAACGATGGCGTCGGCCCAGTCACCGCGCTCGAAGGGGCGTTCGACCAGCGTCGCGTGGTGGAAGTCTTCCGGCGGCCGCTCCCAGATGAGTTCGGACTCGGTGTAGCCGAAGTCCTCCAGCAGGTCGTACCAGAGCCGCGCGTGGCCGAGTTCGTCCTGTGCGATGTTCGCGACCGCGAGGTCGCTCTCCAGGGTGGGCCCGCGGACCTGCCACTCCGTGTATCGCTCGGCGAGCACGAACTCGTCGTCGGCGAGCGCGCGCAGGCACGCTTCCACGGCCGCCTGCTCGCGCTCGGACAGGTCGTCCGGCAGCCCGAGGTCGTACTCGCGGTCCCATGGGTGCGTCTCGTCTGTCGCCATCAGTCGTCACCTCCCTGCTGGCGCCCCTCGGTCCGGCGACGGCGCGTGGACTCGGCCTCGGCCTGCTCGGCCTCGCTCTCCTCGATCTCCTCGGCCATCCGTCCCGTCGAGTAGTTGGTCGCCCAGCGGTACTCTTTCTGCGTGGTGCCGCCCATCGCGACGCCGGGGTCATCGGCGTCCACCTCCTCGATTTCCGGCTTCGGCACGACCCACAGCGAGTTCGCCGGCTTCCGCCGGGCGTGGGCCACCTGCGCGAACAGGCGGGCCATCTCCTCGTCGGGTGCGTGGACGTTCCCGACGTGCGTGTGGTAATCCTTCTCCGTCTCCTGGCGGAACACTTCGAATATCATGGTCAGTCGGCGGTCGCGGGCGTCTCCCCGCCCGTGGGGGTGCTCTCGATGGCGTTCCGGACCCACTCGACGGCGTCCTGGCTCCGCCGGCGCTTGGCTATCTGGCCGCGGCCGGTCGGCAACTCGTTCTTTGCGACGGTGACGAACTCGTCCCAGTCCAGGTCCGCCTCGTACACCTCGTAGTGGTCCCGGTCCTCGTGGTACTCGACGCGGGGATACTCCGGAATCTCGAGGCCGTACTTCTCGGCCTTCGGGAGGTAGGCGTTGAGGAAGGCGTTCCGGAGCGCGTCGTTGCTCATCGTCTTCAGCCCCACCTCCTGCGAGAAGTCGTCGTGCGTCGACTGGTCGTCGGTCGGCCCGAAGAACTGGAGGATGCGGGGCCACCACTTCTCGAAGGCCTCCTGTAGTTTCTCCTGGTCGCGTCGGGTCCCGGTGGCCAGTTCCCGGAGGATGTCCTCGCCGTGTTTGATGTGGAACCCCTCCTCGAAGCAGATCTTGTCGATGGCGTGGGCGTACGGCTCCCAGCTCGTCCGCTTGAGCGAGGCCTGCCGGCGCATCGCCGCGCCGTCGACGAAGAACATTATCATCGGCAGCTCGTACCAGTTGTCCAGCGGGTAGTGGAAGCAGTTGAGGAACTTCCCCTCGCCGTTCGCGAGTTCGTCGAGCATCTGCTCGCGGGTCTTCACGCCCAGGTTCTCGGCCGCCCGGTAGAGCAACTGCCCGTGGCCGATCTCGTCCTGTACCTGCGCACTGACCGCCAGCTTCCGGTCGAGGCTCGGCGCCTGCCGGATGAAGGGGCGCTCGATGTACGCGCCCATGATCTCGCTGTTGGCGTGGAACTGGATCATCCGCGTCGCCGCCTCGCGGTACTCCAGTGGCATCTCGTCGGTGGGCCCGAACTGCCGGGGGCCCGCCCGCTCTTTAACCGTGGACAGGTCCATACCGGCATATATTTATGCGAGATGTGAACCGGTTGGCCCGTCCATGGGGCGGTATTAAATGCCTCCGCCACGTTACCGTGCCACATGAGGCCGGAGTGCCTCGTCGTCGAGTT of the Haloglomus salinum genome contains:
- a CDS encoding phenylacetic acid degradation protein PaaB, yielding MIFEVFRQETEKDYHTHVGNVHAPDEEMARLFAQVAHARRKPANSLWVVPKPEIEEVDADDPGVAMGGTTQKEYRWATNYSTGRMAEEIEESEAEQAEAESTRRRRTEGRQQGGDD
- a CDS encoding PaaD-like zinc ribbon domain-containing protein gives rise to the protein MRRLDPSVDVASDGPATCPYCGSEETTREHPRGPSLCKSIHYCNSCEESFEKMG
- the paaC gene encoding 1,2-phenylacetyl-CoA epoxidase subunit PaaC, producing MATDETHPWDREYDLGLPDDLSEREQAAVEACLRALADDEFVLAERYTEWQVRGPTLESDLAVANIAQDELGHARLWYDLLEDFGYTESELIWERPPEDFHHATLVERPFERGDWADAIVRGVLYDEFEALRLDALTETEYPRIADRVGKVQGEEHYHREHARNWLERLAEGRGDANPENGRRRVQEALDRLFPHALTLFTPTAREPDIVELGVRPTPLSELRQAWLEAVVPFLTDLGLSTPVPADADPDAVDALLPPERGRAGAHTDAWPDLYDELTFTYRQLDRRDAPRLMADPDDADGGNAGGASR
- a CDS encoding ATP-binding protein, coding for MTFDAAEDALLRALGEHNPWWEPGGEAFDLPDRAKSDFYHLARPDGPGSQFEDQRLLGLVGRRGVGKTTLLKQFIAHRIEDGADPEQFCYVPFGADPLYQLQSDEGLRQAIRYYEGRILGRVEDPTPHFVFLDDVHLVEHPSKPKVEGWGTPVADMLDAAPGRHVVVTANAGVQIDRELERVDFPPDAAATQPILPEKFRDHCYTLYPELERGDTRVSPTPIREGDGSLPDALEAGDPGALAETLRSQYDRVSAVERRIQSQVVHYLAVGGVVGYATDGPVESAAELAPEAYTRLRDDVRDALYQDVPGFESVQTIADLERLCALAARNRGVEPVRYQRLVDLFDVDRRTITDSYLPALEQLYLLTGVTEYDNSRPRSVRLYLRDTGLVTALTDGDARGVLNDFGREAALARVAAFDHTMRFAYGLAAAQGTDADPEVTFWRGRSGEVDFVFEVDGTPLPIGLSYRPSGEDAAAAVREFVETYDTPFGIVLTGDSVGTVRPITVEDELVRLPYWFYLLLC
- the paaA gene encoding 1,2-phenylacetyl-CoA epoxidase subunit PaaA, with the translated sequence MDLSTVKERAGPRQFGPTDEMPLEYREAATRMIQFHANSEIMGAYIERPFIRQAPSLDRKLAVSAQVQDEIGHGQLLYRAAENLGVKTREQMLDELANGEGKFLNCFHYPLDNWYELPMIMFFVDGAAMRRQASLKRTSWEPYAHAIDKICFEEGFHIKHGEDILRELATGTRRDQEKLQEAFEKWWPRILQFFGPTDDQSTHDDFSQEVGLKTMSNDALRNAFLNAYLPKAEKYGLEIPEYPRVEYHEDRDHYEVYEADLDWDEFVTVAKNELPTGRGQIAKRRRSQDAVEWVRNAIESTPTGGETPATAD
- a CDS encoding helix-turn-helix domain-containing protein; the protein is MTVSEPGRDTTAETLPVDPPDLETVLSAVFGLRASESSAYLGLLRVPDSSAAEVAEELGRDRSNVNRSLRTLRERGFAERRRVLLEEGGHVYRYSPTPLPVLRERMHDALTEWTEGARDCIDEFGADIESTAQTEAEAPEGVYAGRNED
- the paaD gene encoding 1,2-phenylacetyl-CoA epoxidase subunit PaaD; translation: MSDAERPDEAGADLPDETFEGEPRYCSYTEYSAGTGHPDLPRTGEGASGIERRVWDVLYEVEDPEMPVSIVDLGLIYNVYVDSASGEARVDMTLTYTGCPARDYLLSSVERAVESVDGVEDALVNLVWSPEWSVEMVTEEGREALREFGVSI